The sequence AGATCATCATGAGAAGCAAACCCGCTAAACACAGCTCAGTCCCTGCTCACCCCTGTATGACATTTTGTGTTGATATTTTATCTTTCACTGCAAGCTCTGGCTATAATGAACATTTGTTAACAGAGATGTAGCAAAGTCAATATTAGCTTGATATGGGGCAGACTGACAAACACAGGATGATGGATTAGAGCCCAAAGTGACCTTCGTGAGAAGCAGAAACCCAAACCGTTCTCAGCTCTCTTTATGCAGATCTTACCTGTTGCGTTGAGCAGGTCAAGAAGGAAGGACCTCTTGTCGGTCTCCTCTACCCAGACCACCTTCTGGGTGATGTTTTCTGAAGTGGAACCAACGCGGCCCACTGCCAGGAAAATGTAGTCCTCCAGGAAGTCCCGAGCGAGGATCTACGCAGACAAGTCAATCAGGTAAGTATGCAGATATGTACCACATTAGGCATTTTAGGGCACAAAAACACccttacataaaaaaacaacacgaaacaaaacaaaaaaaaaatactgagcaagattattttgatgttttgactATCCAACACACCTGGATCTCCTTGGGGAAGGTGGCGCTGAACATCATGGTCTGGCGGATGCCTTTAGGCGGCATTGTGTCCTGCTCCACAATGCGTCTGATCTGAGGCTCAAAACCCATGTCCAACATGCGGTCAGCCTCATCCAGGACCAAGAAGCTgcacagacacattttacattcagTTACAAATCAAAAATTTAATATACGAGTCAGTTTGtttcaataaaagaaattaacaatATAAGTGTGGATTTCTGAGTTATACTGACTTGCAGTAGTCCAGGCCGATCTTGCCCCTCTCCATCATGTCGACCAGACGTCCAGGTGTGGCCACCAGCAGGTGACAGCCTCTCTCCAACTCCCTGATCTGCTGACCAATATCAGCGCCGCCGTACACCACGCAGGGACGCACACGCGAGCGATAGGCAAACTAAAACGCAAAAAGAATGGGGAAACAATTAAACTCTGAGGTGCATATTCAATGTTCAGgtaaacaatgttttgttctATGTTTGTGTCAATAACTGTGTTTGGCGCTCACCTTTCTCGCCTCGTCGTAGATCTGCAGAGCCAGCTCTCTGGTGGGAGCGAGGACGAGGGAGATTGGGTACTGCTTACGGCGGCCATACCTTCCATTCTCCTTCAGGTGAAAGAAATCATGTTAGAATAAATCAAACAGTAATGCAGAATAcgtttaacccttagggcccgctttaatattacacacattcgTATCGCTCTctgcacaatatatatatatattcattaactttctttttaaccctttaaatgccaggtttttgtcatgttgctgCTATGGTTTTAGGTTAAAACCAGTCTGAaagtaactatttagtttcaacagtgtattttagacttattgtaggagctgagctggaaattcactgattacactcaaatacacaatctggaccacatttaggacacatgcatcaacacacacacaatcgtcaaaaaaaagaagaaagaaagcggctaaaatgcaccaaacagtccctaaaggttaGTGCATTTTCTTTCCCCAGTACCTGTCCGCTGTTCTTGGCGGCCTGCAGAGCGTCTCCGGGCCCGTCGCTGTAGATCTGACTCAGCACTGGCAGCAGGAAAGCAGCAGTCTTTCCAGAGCCTGAAACACAGCAGGGACAATTCATACATTATTTGGATCACCtacaactacaaaataaaaccaggGAGCCTAAAAGTGTTACTTAAATGATTCAtcaatctttcttttctttaatcttatAAGATATAGTTGTAATCATGCTGACTGATGTATTTAAGGCTGtcaaatgcaaaacagaaaaactcacCAGTCTGGGCACAAGCCATCAGGTCTCTCTTGGACTTGATGATGGGGATCGCGTGCTTCTGAACCGGGGTCGGGCGAGTGTAGCGACTCAGGTTGATGTTCCCCATAATAATCTCCCCCATGTCCACATCGTGGAACTGCAGAACAGTCAAACATGTTGTCagtaaagcaaacaaactgctctataaaaaaatgtaaattatattttaaatcaatttataCAGATGGATATTTTGTGAATGTGAATTTGATCTAAAAACCTccccttttttcctttatttttttatagcattCTTTATTaatctgttcatttattttttccttttaacatgACTGAAAGGTCTTGATGTTCTTTTGGTTGTGTATCTTCTTTGTAAGTTCACAtcaaccaataaaaaaaaaagaaataaacaaatgtgcaaaaatcccGAGTCTGAACTTACACTCTCAATGTGGGGAGGGCAGTTGCTTCCAGTGGCCTCCACGGGAATATCATCATATTTCTCAAAGTTTATCCCAGTGTTGCTTGCAGAGAAAAGCTCACTagaacagaaatgttttcaacaGTTGAGAGCGAATGCAAATACAAGATGGCTGTGATTGTTATTTGTGAGCATAATCCATCTTACTGTTCCAGGCGCTCATTGGGAGCAGTTGGCTTGGACCAGTCTTCTTCTCTGGAGTCGTCCACCCAGCGGCTGTTTCCGCCACCAGCGAAGCCCCCGCGCTCgtatctgcacacacacacacacacacacacacacacacacacacacacacagtgtgtttttaagtaTGGAGCTAAAAGAAACCCTTAAGTTTCATGTCTGATTTAATGTAACAGTATTTGCACATTGTAAAAGAATAGGAGCAAGTTTTAGACATAAAAATGTGGATCAAACCTCCAACATACTGATTAGGTTCTTTGCTAAAACAAGCAGAGTACAAATAAAGCAAATGCTCATTATCATCAAAGCAAattatgagattaaaaaaatgttcaaataatatttaatgCTTCACTGCAagttttcagatattttatgacattaaagCTGCAAGTAGCATCAATAAACAGACCCATTCCCACACGACAAGAGTTACGGCTGGATACTGATCGACTGTACCCACCTTCCCCTTGAGCCCGCCCCGCGGTCATTGAAGAAGGCTGACTTTGACCTATCGTTACGCCCGCCGAAGCTGTTGTATGCAGCATCCCGAGGAGCTCCTCCCCAGTTGCCGTCACCGCCAAAACCTGTAACAAACAAAGCCTGTTAGGGACGCTTTCTTCAAATCAGCATCAGAGGGCGCCACTTTCTTACCAAAAGAAGAGCAAAGATCATTCCCATAAATTATTTGCACAGCTTATGCTAATTATTATTTATGCCTGGCTGCAAATCTATTTTACATATGCAATATCTTAACTGTGTCAACAAGGGTGGGGGAGGGTCGAGTTTCCATCTTAAGCTACACTGTCATCGCTAAAAACCGGCGCTAAAGTTAGACATTTTACATCACGACAGGGTTTCCCCACCTGCATTTTGTAATGGTTGATTAAACGAGCCTCCACCCCTGTTACCACGGTAGGCGCCACGCCCACCTCTATCATTGCGAGGGGGTCCTCGCCCTCCGAAGCCCCCATTTGTGCGGTTGTCGTGGTAACCATTCACAAATCCATTGCTGCGTCCTCCGTCCCATCCAGGTGAGTCTTAACGGgaagagaaagggaaagagaatTAGTGTGAGGAAGAGCGTAACGCTGCACACgtgatgtttgtgtgtcagtaaGCTGGTTCACTGCTGGCTGAACTCATAGTTCTTCCTCGCCATGAGTCTCAATTCAAGTGACTGACCTTTGGCCTAATAACTGACAGGAGGGATGCAAGCAACTCCATAGTAGACCTGAACCTGGACTGAAAGCCTGTATAactattacaattttttttttaaatgctgcaatATTTGTGTcacaagttaaccctttgaaacctgagcgaattgattttatttaaaaaagaaaggaagaaaggaaaaaagcgacttgacaagaaatggccccaaaaaaattgaaagaaaaaaagagggaatgtaatttacaaaatgtgctgaaaattaaatcatatgtatgcatttattttattcgtttttttttcctgtaacacaattttaaatataataatcattGTTCTAGTTAATATCTTTTTCTGGACGTTTTAAACTTTTCTTGATTATTTGATAaaacttttttgggacatttcttgccagtttgATCACCACTTTTccctccatgtttctgaaagaaatcacaccaatttgctcaggtttcaaagggttaatgtagtTAACGGGAAGAGAACAGATGCAGAGAAATCAAAAAGTTATAggtagaataaataaaatctactGTTTTACTACATAACCGTCAGAACACTGGCTTCTTTTTTTGGGTAGGATGACTCGTCTGTACCCAGAGACCTACTGAGCCCTGTCCTCTGCCGGTATGGGACATTTACCACAACGATCTGCCCAGCTGTGGACACTGGCTGTGTCATCGTTCCCATCGTTGGCCACACTGTTATCAGTGCAGGCTGAGGACGAGGCTGCTGGGGGACAATGGACAGTTAACCCTGCCACGGTTTGAGGCTCGCCAAGAAGCTGAGGCTACGCCACGACAGCACCCAGAGGCAGACCGGCCACACAGATCTAGTCTCATTAGTCTCGCTTTCAATTGGTTCAGCCAAAGTGGCCGATTCTAGATCTGTGGTGAGGATCTTGATTTCTACCTGTGGGCCGACAGGTAAATGCTTCCATCACGGTGCCCCGTTAAAGTACGCACAAAGGAAAAGCCTTGTAATGCttcacacaggcacacactgaTCCATCCATcaacaagtcattttttgtctctaatACTGATCTGAGCAATTAAATTCTTTATTACACAACATACAATAACACATTTTCCAAACAAGCTTAAGAGGTCACATGTTGACAGTGACAAGATAGAGATTTTGGTCAGTTTGGAGAGTATTTGGGGCTGCATTGCAATCAAAGAGGGCGTGGGACTAATCACTACAACTTCAGATGTGGCGTTCACACATCTCTGCTGTTGACAGCAAGTGTCAAACAAATAGATTTGAGCGTCCCATTTACtctgagacctgagcaaattggcttgagttctttcaaaaacacagataggtttaggaaaaaaaaaaactaaaataaaaaactcctTTTCTTCATGTCttatttaaaactaatttaatGGTAactttatttcttgcagtttctgAGACATCACTCATTCATCATATTCATTGCccttttagccatttttttaagtaaatcaaaccaatttgcaaaATTTCAGTGTATGTGAATAACGTCTGaacccaaaacaataaaattgtGTTCTTACGGGTTTCAACGGGTTGACAAGTGCTTTGTGCAATTTTCAGTCAACTACAAAAATACTGCACCAGAATTTGTGGTGGAATTTAGTCACTCAGACTGGTATTAGACAGAAATAATGAGTGTGCACGCTGCAACGCACACTGTGCAGCAGTGCCACAGCCCAACTTTCTAAAACTGCAACGCAAGTGATGTTATGATTCACATCAAACCACCAAAATTAACAAACATCAGACAACTCTACGAGTACTAAGACACTGTAAGTTACAACTACATCACTAAGCTCACCCTTGaagttatattaaaatattgccACGGCATCATAGcaaccaaaaatatgaaagcTGTAGTAGAGCAACTACTCTCCTTCTCTAAGCAATGCTGGATTCaattatattcaatttttaGAAGTTTAACTAATACATGATGGTCCAAAGTTAATGTGTAACTATGTTAAATAATTGTGTCATCATTGACCAAAATAGCGATAATGATTTGACATA is a genomic window of Plectropomus leopardus isolate mb chromosome 10, YSFRI_Pleo_2.0, whole genome shotgun sequence containing:
- the ddx3xa gene encoding DEAD-box helicase 3 X-linked a isoform X4; the encoded protein is MSHVVVDNPHGLDQQLAALDLNSADGQGGGTGRRYIPPHLRNKDASKNAGNAYSAGRQCGYSVAPVNLYSPGWDGGRSNGFVNGYHDNRTNGGFGGRGPPRNDRGFGGDGNWGGAPRDAAYNSFGGRNDRSKSAFFNDRGAGSRGRYERGGFAGGGNSRWVDDSREEDWSKPTAPNERLEHELFSASNTGINFEKYDDIPVEATGSNCPPHIESFHDVDMGEIIMGNINLSRYTRPTPVQKHAIPIIKSKRDLMACAQTGSGKTAAFLLPVLSQIYSDGPGDALQAAKNSGQENGRYGRRKQYPISLVLAPTRELALQIYDEARKFAYRSRVRPCVVYGGADIGQQIRELERGCHLLVATPGRLVDMMERGKIGLDYCNFLVLDEADRMLDMGFEPQIRRIVEQDTMPPKGIRQTMMFSATFPKEIQILARDFLEDYIFLAVGRVGSTSENITQKVVWVEETDKRSFLLDLLNATVIPSEVQENVTEAPEKPGKDSLTLVFVETKKGADALEDFLYHEGYACTSIHGDRSQRDREEALHQFRSGRCPILVATAVAARGLDISNVKHVINFDLPSDIEEYVHRIGRTGRVGNLGLATSFFNDKNSNITKDLLDILVEAKQEVPSWLESLAYEHQHKSSSRGRKRFSGGFGARDYRQTSGGPGNFSSNRGGRNTGGHGGNRGFGGGGFGGNFYSNDGYGGNYSHSGSVDWWGN
- the ddx3xa gene encoding DEAD-box helicase 3 X-linked a isoform X2 codes for the protein MSHVVVDNPHGLDQQLAALDLNSADGQGGGTGRRYIPPHLRNKDASKNAGNAYSAGRQCGYSVAPVNLYSPGWDGGRSNGFVNGYHDNRTNGGFGGRGPPRNDRGGRGAYRGNRGGGSFNQPLQNAGFGGDGNWGGAPRDAAYNSFGGRNDRSKSAFFNDRGAGSRGRYERGGFAGGGNSRWVDDSREEDWSKPTAPNERLEHELFSASNTGINFEKYDDIPVEATGSNCPPHIESFHDVDMGEIIMGNINLSRYTRPTPVQKHAIPIIKSKRDLMACAQTGSGKTAAFLLPVLSQIYSDGPGDALQAAKNSGQENGRYGRRKQYPISLVLAPTRELALQIYDEARKFAYRSRVRPCVVYGGADIGQQIRELERGCHLLVATPGRLVDMMERGKIGLDYCNFLVLDEADRMLDMGFEPQIRRIVEQDTMPPKGIRQTMMFSATFPKEIQILARDFLEDYIFLAVGRVGSTSENITQKVVWVEETDKRSFLLDLLNATGKDSLTLVFVETKKGADALEDFLYHEGYACTSIHGDRSQRDREEALHQFRSGRCPILVATAVAARGLDISNVKHVINFDLPSDIEEYVHRIGRTGRVGNLGLATSFFNDKNSNITKDLLDILVEAKQEVPSWLESLAYEHQHKSSSRGRKRFSGGFGARDYRQTSGGPGNFSSNRGGRNTGGHGGNRGFGGGGFGGNFYSNDGYGGNYSHSGSVDWWGN
- the ddx3xa gene encoding DEAD-box helicase 3 X-linked a isoform X6, with translation MSHVVVDNPHGLDQQLAALDLNSADGQGGGTGRRYIPPHLRNKDASKNDSPGWDGGRSNGFVNGYHDNRTNGGFGGRGPPRNDRGFGGDGNWGGAPRDAAYNSFGGRNDRSKSAFFNDRGAGSRGRYERGGFAGGGNSRWVDDSREEDWSKPTAPNERLEHELFSASNTGINFEKYDDIPVEATGSNCPPHIESFHDVDMGEIIMGNINLSRYTRPTPVQKHAIPIIKSKRDLMACAQTGSGKTAAFLLPVLSQIYSDGPGDALQAAKNSGQENGRYGRRKQYPISLVLAPTRELALQIYDEARKFAYRSRVRPCVVYGGADIGQQIRELERGCHLLVATPGRLVDMMERGKIGLDYCNFLVLDEADRMLDMGFEPQIRRIVEQDTMPPKGIRQTMMFSATFPKEIQILARDFLEDYIFLAVGRVGSTSENITQKVVWVEETDKRSFLLDLLNATVIPSEVQENVTEAPEKPGKDSLTLVFVETKKGADALEDFLYHEGYACTSIHGDRSQRDREEALHQFRSGRCPILVATAVAARGLDISNVKHVINFDLPSDIEEYVHRIGRTGRVGNLGLATSFFNDKNSNITKDLLDILVEAKQEVPSWLESLAYEHQHKSSSRGRKRFSGGFGARDYRQTSGGPGNFSSNRGGRNTGGHGGNRGFGGGGFGGNFYSNDGYGGNYSHSGSVDWWGN
- the ddx3xa gene encoding DEAD-box helicase 3 X-linked a isoform X1 yields the protein MSHVVVDNPHGLDQQLAALDLNSADGQGGGTGRRYIPPHLRNKDASKNAGNAYSAGRQCGYSVAPVNLYSPGWDGGRSNGFVNGYHDNRTNGGFGGRGPPRNDRGGRGAYRGNRGGGSFNQPLQNAGFGGDGNWGGAPRDAAYNSFGGRNDRSKSAFFNDRGAGSRGRYERGGFAGGGNSRWVDDSREEDWSKPTAPNERLEHELFSASNTGINFEKYDDIPVEATGSNCPPHIESFHDVDMGEIIMGNINLSRYTRPTPVQKHAIPIIKSKRDLMACAQTGSGKTAAFLLPVLSQIYSDGPGDALQAAKNSGQENGRYGRRKQYPISLVLAPTRELALQIYDEARKFAYRSRVRPCVVYGGADIGQQIRELERGCHLLVATPGRLVDMMERGKIGLDYCNFLVLDEADRMLDMGFEPQIRRIVEQDTMPPKGIRQTMMFSATFPKEIQILARDFLEDYIFLAVGRVGSTSENITQKVVWVEETDKRSFLLDLLNATVIPSEVQENVTEAPEKPGKDSLTLVFVETKKGADALEDFLYHEGYACTSIHGDRSQRDREEALHQFRSGRCPILVATAVAARGLDISNVKHVINFDLPSDIEEYVHRIGRTGRVGNLGLATSFFNDKNSNITKDLLDILVEAKQEVPSWLESLAYEHQHKSSSRGRKRFSGGFGARDYRQTSGGPGNFSSNRGGRNTGGHGGNRGFGGGGFGGNFYSNDGYGGNYSHSGSVDWWGN
- the ddx3xa gene encoding DEAD-box helicase 3 X-linked a isoform X3 — its product is MSHVVVDNPHGLDQQLAALDLNSADGQGGGTGRRYIPPHLRNKDASKNDSPGWDGGRSNGFVNGYHDNRTNGGFGGRGPPRNDRGGRGAYRGNRGGGSFNQPLQNAGFGGDGNWGGAPRDAAYNSFGGRNDRSKSAFFNDRGAGSRGRYERGGFAGGGNSRWVDDSREEDWSKPTAPNERLEHELFSASNTGINFEKYDDIPVEATGSNCPPHIESFHDVDMGEIIMGNINLSRYTRPTPVQKHAIPIIKSKRDLMACAQTGSGKTAAFLLPVLSQIYSDGPGDALQAAKNSGQENGRYGRRKQYPISLVLAPTRELALQIYDEARKFAYRSRVRPCVVYGGADIGQQIRELERGCHLLVATPGRLVDMMERGKIGLDYCNFLVLDEADRMLDMGFEPQIRRIVEQDTMPPKGIRQTMMFSATFPKEIQILARDFLEDYIFLAVGRVGSTSENITQKVVWVEETDKRSFLLDLLNATVIPSEVQENVTEAPEKPGKDSLTLVFVETKKGADALEDFLYHEGYACTSIHGDRSQRDREEALHQFRSGRCPILVATAVAARGLDISNVKHVINFDLPSDIEEYVHRIGRTGRVGNLGLATSFFNDKNSNITKDLLDILVEAKQEVPSWLESLAYEHQHKSSSRGRKRFSGGFGARDYRQTSGGPGNFSSNRGGRNTGGHGGNRGFGGGGFGGNFYSNDGYGGNYSHSGSVDWWGN
- the ddx3xa gene encoding DEAD-box helicase 3 X-linked a isoform X5, which translates into the protein MSHVVVDNPHGLDQQLAALDLNSADGQGGGTGRRYIPPHLRNKDASKNDSPGWDGGRSNGFVNGYHDNRTNGGFGGRGPPRNDRGGRGAYRGNRGGGSFNQPLQNAGFGGDGNWGGAPRDAAYNSFGGRNDRSKSAFFNDRGAGSRGRYERGGFAGGGNSRWVDDSREEDWSKPTAPNERLEHELFSASNTGINFEKYDDIPVEATGSNCPPHIESFHDVDMGEIIMGNINLSRYTRPTPVQKHAIPIIKSKRDLMACAQTGSGKTAAFLLPVLSQIYSDGPGDALQAAKNSGQENGRYGRRKQYPISLVLAPTRELALQIYDEARKFAYRSRVRPCVVYGGADIGQQIRELERGCHLLVATPGRLVDMMERGKIGLDYCNFLVLDEADRMLDMGFEPQIRRIVEQDTMPPKGIRQTMMFSATFPKEIQILARDFLEDYIFLAVGRVGSTSENITQKVVWVEETDKRSFLLDLLNATGKDSLTLVFVETKKGADALEDFLYHEGYACTSIHGDRSQRDREEALHQFRSGRCPILVATAVAARGLDISNVKHVINFDLPSDIEEYVHRIGRTGRVGNLGLATSFFNDKNSNITKDLLDILVEAKQEVPSWLESLAYEHQHKSSSRGRKRFSGGFGARDYRQTSGGPGNFSSNRGGRNTGGHGGNRGFGGGGFGGNFYSNDGYGGNYSHSGSVDWWGN